Proteins encoded in a region of the Labeo rohita strain BAU-BD-2019 chromosome 22, IGBB_LRoh.1.0, whole genome shotgun sequence genome:
- the LOC127153923 gene encoding gastrula zinc finger protein XlCGF57.1-like isoform X1, translating to MEHSRNSEKKEKLGTNIRNGQRKGKLPGKKKERGVYEPCRIKHEDTEEPIEPCRIKHEDTEEQIEPCRIKHEDTEEQIEPCRIKHEDTEEQIDLMKENKTEDLSETEEKLHDVKSSSHSQTENIFSLKRRSKKSFTCPQCGKSFRHKGHLNEHLNIHPGEKPHTCDQCGKSFIIKEHLNRHMKIHSGEKPYTCDQCGKSFIYKGHLNKHMKFHSGERPHTCDQCGKRFLYQHGLKIHMKIHTGEKPHTCDLCGKSFTQKAHLKTHMKIHTGEKPPTCDKRRKSFADVQRFEFHVHSHSGERPYNCYQCGKNFSLAKCLREHLKLHLIEEPQPCSLCGKSFRHLKKHLKIHSGVKNHLCLYCGKTFITASQLKRHQRIHTGEKPYKCSHCDKRFSQSGAMRAHERIHTGEKPYHCHPCGGRFTYLHSLLSHKKNKCLKS from the exons ATGGAACATAGTAGAAATtcggaaaagaaagaaaaattaggGACAAATATCAGAAACGGACAAAGAAAAGGGAAATTACCCGGCAAGAAGAAGGAAAGAGGAGTATATG aaccctgcagaataaaacatgaagatactgaagAACCAATAG aaccctgcagaataaaacatgaagatactgaagAACAAATAG AACCCTGCAGAATtaaacatgaagatactgaagAACAAATAG AACCCTgcagaataaaacatgaagatactgaagAACAAATAG acTTGATGAAAGAGAATAAGACTGAAGACCTGAGTGAAACAGAGGAGAAACTTCATGATGTCAAATCTTCGAGTCACTCACAGACCGAGAACATTTTTTCCCTGAAAAGAAGATCCAAAAAGTCTTTCACCTGCCCTCAGTGCGGGAAGAGCTTCAGACATAAAGGACACCTTAATGAACACTTAAATATTCACCCTGGAGAGAAACCGcacacatgtgatcagtgtggaaagagtttcataATTAAAGAACACCTTAATAGACACATGAAAATTCACTCTGGAGAAAAGCCATatacatgtgatcagtgtggaaagagtttcataTATAAAGGACACCTTAATAAACACATGAAATTTCACTCTGGAGAAAGGCCAcacacatgtgatcagtgtgggaagagATTCCTATACCAACATGGCcttaaaattcacatgaaaattcacactggagagaaaccacaCACATGTGATCTttgtgggaagagtttcacaCAGAAAGCACACCTTAAAACGCACATGAAAATTCACACGGGAGAAAAGCCACCCACATGTGATAAGCGCAGGAAGAGTTTTGCAGATGTACAGCGTTTTGAATTTCATGTGCATTCTCATTCTGGAGAAAGACCATATAACTGTTATCAGTGTGGTAAAAACTTTTCTTTGGCAAAATGCCTGAGAGAGCACCTGAAACTTCATTTAATAGAGGAGCCTCAGCCGTGTTCtttgtgtggaaagagttttcgtcatttaaaaaaacacctgaaaatTCACAGCGGTGTGAAGAATCATTTGTGCCTTTATTGTGGGAAGACCTTTATTACAGCTTCTCAACTGAAACGGCACcagaggatccacactggagaaaaaccttacaagtgttcacactgtgacaagCGATTCAGTCAGTCAGGAGCCATGAGAGCACATGAGAGAATCCACACTGGCGAGAAGCCGTATCACTGCCATCCATGTGGGGGACGTTTTACTTATTTGCATTCTTTgctcagtcataaaaaaaacaaatgtctgAAATCATGA
- the LOC127153923 gene encoding gastrula zinc finger protein XlCGF57.1-like isoform X3, with amino-acid sequence MEHSRNSEKKEKLGTNIRNGQRKGKLPGKKKERGVYEPCRIKHEDTEEPIEPCRIKHEDTEEQIEPCRIKHEDTEEQIDLMKENKTEDLSETEEKLHDVKSSSHSQTENIFSLKRRSKKSFTCPQCGKSFRHKGHLNEHLNIHPGEKPHTCDQCGKSFIIKEHLNRHMKIHSGEKPYTCDQCGKSFIYKGHLNKHMKFHSGERPHTCDQCGKRFLYQHGLKIHMKIHTGEKPHTCDLCGKSFTQKAHLKTHMKIHTGEKPPTCDKRRKSFADVQRFEFHVHSHSGERPYNCYQCGKNFSLAKCLREHLKLHLIEEPQPCSLCGKSFRHLKKHLKIHSGVKNHLCLYCGKTFITASQLKRHQRIHTGEKPYKCSHCDKRFSQSGAMRAHERIHTGEKPYHCHPCGGRFTYLHSLLSHKKNKCLKS; translated from the exons ATGGAACATAGTAGAAATtcggaaaagaaagaaaaattaggGACAAATATCAGAAACGGACAAAGAAAAGGGAAATTACCCGGCAAGAAGAAGGAAAGAGGAGTATATG aaccctgcagaataaaacatgaagatactgaagAACCAATAG aaccctgcagaataaaacatgaagatactgaagAACAAATAG AACCCTGCAGAATtaaacatgaagatactgaagAACAAATAG acTTGATGAAAGAGAATAAGACTGAAGACCTGAGTGAAACAGAGGAGAAACTTCATGATGTCAAATCTTCGAGTCACTCACAGACCGAGAACATTTTTTCCCTGAAAAGAAGATCCAAAAAGTCTTTCACCTGCCCTCAGTGCGGGAAGAGCTTCAGACATAAAGGACACCTTAATGAACACTTAAATATTCACCCTGGAGAGAAACCGcacacatgtgatcagtgtggaaagagtttcataATTAAAGAACACCTTAATAGACACATGAAAATTCACTCTGGAGAAAAGCCATatacatgtgatcagtgtggaaagagtttcataTATAAAGGACACCTTAATAAACACATGAAATTTCACTCTGGAGAAAGGCCAcacacatgtgatcagtgtgggaagagATTCCTATACCAACATGGCcttaaaattcacatgaaaattcacactggagagaaaccacaCACATGTGATCTttgtgggaagagtttcacaCAGAAAGCACACCTTAAAACGCACATGAAAATTCACACGGGAGAAAAGCCACCCACATGTGATAAGCGCAGGAAGAGTTTTGCAGATGTACAGCGTTTTGAATTTCATGTGCATTCTCATTCTGGAGAAAGACCATATAACTGTTATCAGTGTGGTAAAAACTTTTCTTTGGCAAAATGCCTGAGAGAGCACCTGAAACTTCATTTAATAGAGGAGCCTCAGCCGTGTTCtttgtgtggaaagagttttcgtcatttaaaaaaacacctgaaaatTCACAGCGGTGTGAAGAATCATTTGTGCCTTTATTGTGGGAAGACCTTTATTACAGCTTCTCAACTGAAACGGCACcagaggatccacactggagaaaaaccttacaagtgttcacactgtgacaagCGATTCAGTCAGTCAGGAGCCATGAGAGCACATGAGAGAATCCACACTGGCGAGAAGCCGTATCACTGCCATCCATGTGGGGGACGTTTTACTTATTTGCATTCTTTgctcagtcataaaaaaaacaaatgtctgAAATCATGA
- the LOC127153923 gene encoding gastrula zinc finger protein XlCGF57.1-like isoform X4, whose translation MEHSRNSEKKEKLGTNIRNGQRKGKLPGKKKERGVYEPCRIKHEDTEEPIEPCRIKHEDTEEQIEPCRIKHEDTEEQIDLMKENKTEDLSETEEKLHDVKSSSHSQTENIFSLKRRSKKSFTCPQCGKSFRHKGHLNEHLNIHPGEKPHTCDQCGKSFIIKEHLNRHMKIHSGEKPYTCDQCGKSFIYKGHLNKHMKFHSGERPHTCDQCGKRFLYQHGLKIHMKIHTGEKPHTCDLCGKSFTQKAHLKTHMKIHTGEKPPTCDKRRKSFADVQRFEFHVHSHSGERPYNCYQCGKNFSLAKCLREHLKLHLIEEPQPCSLCGKSFRHLKKHLKIHSGVKNHLCLYCGKTFITASQLKRHQRIHTGEKPYKCSHCDKRFSQSGAMRAHERIHTGEKPYHCHPCGGRFTYLHSLLSHKKNKCLKS comes from the exons ATGGAACATAGTAGAAATtcggaaaagaaagaaaaattaggGACAAATATCAGAAACGGACAAAGAAAAGGGAAATTACCCGGCAAGAAGAAGGAAAGAGGAGTATATG aaccctgcagaataaaacatgaagatactgaagAACCAATAG aaccctgcagaataaaacatgaagatactgaagAACAAATAG AACCCTgcagaataaaacatgaagatactgaagAACAAATAG acTTGATGAAAGAGAATAAGACTGAAGACCTGAGTGAAACAGAGGAGAAACTTCATGATGTCAAATCTTCGAGTCACTCACAGACCGAGAACATTTTTTCCCTGAAAAGAAGATCCAAAAAGTCTTTCACCTGCCCTCAGTGCGGGAAGAGCTTCAGACATAAAGGACACCTTAATGAACACTTAAATATTCACCCTGGAGAGAAACCGcacacatgtgatcagtgtggaaagagtttcataATTAAAGAACACCTTAATAGACACATGAAAATTCACTCTGGAGAAAAGCCATatacatgtgatcagtgtggaaagagtttcataTATAAAGGACACCTTAATAAACACATGAAATTTCACTCTGGAGAAAGGCCAcacacatgtgatcagtgtgggaagagATTCCTATACCAACATGGCcttaaaattcacatgaaaattcacactggagagaaaccacaCACATGTGATCTttgtgggaagagtttcacaCAGAAAGCACACCTTAAAACGCACATGAAAATTCACACGGGAGAAAAGCCACCCACATGTGATAAGCGCAGGAAGAGTTTTGCAGATGTACAGCGTTTTGAATTTCATGTGCATTCTCATTCTGGAGAAAGACCATATAACTGTTATCAGTGTGGTAAAAACTTTTCTTTGGCAAAATGCCTGAGAGAGCACCTGAAACTTCATTTAATAGAGGAGCCTCAGCCGTGTTCtttgtgtggaaagagttttcgtcatttaaaaaaacacctgaaaatTCACAGCGGTGTGAAGAATCATTTGTGCCTTTATTGTGGGAAGACCTTTATTACAGCTTCTCAACTGAAACGGCACcagaggatccacactggagaaaaaccttacaagtgttcacactgtgacaagCGATTCAGTCAGTCAGGAGCCATGAGAGCACATGAGAGAATCCACACTGGCGAGAAGCCGTATCACTGCCATCCATGTGGGGGACGTTTTACTTATTTGCATTCTTTgctcagtcataaaaaaaacaaatgtctgAAATCATGA
- the LOC127153923 gene encoding gastrula zinc finger protein XlCGF57.1-like isoform X6, with the protein MEHSRNSEKKEKLGTNIRNGQRKGKLPGKKKERGVYEPCRIKHEDTEEPIEPCRIKHEDTEEQIDLMKENKTEDLSETEEKLHDVKSSSHSQTENIFSLKRRSKKSFTCPQCGKSFRHKGHLNEHLNIHPGEKPHTCDQCGKSFIIKEHLNRHMKIHSGEKPYTCDQCGKSFIYKGHLNKHMKFHSGERPHTCDQCGKRFLYQHGLKIHMKIHTGEKPHTCDLCGKSFTQKAHLKTHMKIHTGEKPPTCDKRRKSFADVQRFEFHVHSHSGERPYNCYQCGKNFSLAKCLREHLKLHLIEEPQPCSLCGKSFRHLKKHLKIHSGVKNHLCLYCGKTFITASQLKRHQRIHTGEKPYKCSHCDKRFSQSGAMRAHERIHTGEKPYHCHPCGGRFTYLHSLLSHKKNKCLKS; encoded by the exons ATGGAACATAGTAGAAATtcggaaaagaaagaaaaattaggGACAAATATCAGAAACGGACAAAGAAAAGGGAAATTACCCGGCAAGAAGAAGGAAAGAGGAGTATATG aaccctgcagaataaaacatgaagatactgaagAACCAATAG AACCCTgcagaataaaacatgaagatactgaagAACAAATAG acTTGATGAAAGAGAATAAGACTGAAGACCTGAGTGAAACAGAGGAGAAACTTCATGATGTCAAATCTTCGAGTCACTCACAGACCGAGAACATTTTTTCCCTGAAAAGAAGATCCAAAAAGTCTTTCACCTGCCCTCAGTGCGGGAAGAGCTTCAGACATAAAGGACACCTTAATGAACACTTAAATATTCACCCTGGAGAGAAACCGcacacatgtgatcagtgtggaaagagtttcataATTAAAGAACACCTTAATAGACACATGAAAATTCACTCTGGAGAAAAGCCATatacatgtgatcagtgtggaaagagtttcataTATAAAGGACACCTTAATAAACACATGAAATTTCACTCTGGAGAAAGGCCAcacacatgtgatcagtgtgggaagagATTCCTATACCAACATGGCcttaaaattcacatgaaaattcacactggagagaaaccacaCACATGTGATCTttgtgggaagagtttcacaCAGAAAGCACACCTTAAAACGCACATGAAAATTCACACGGGAGAAAAGCCACCCACATGTGATAAGCGCAGGAAGAGTTTTGCAGATGTACAGCGTTTTGAATTTCATGTGCATTCTCATTCTGGAGAAAGACCATATAACTGTTATCAGTGTGGTAAAAACTTTTCTTTGGCAAAATGCCTGAGAGAGCACCTGAAACTTCATTTAATAGAGGAGCCTCAGCCGTGTTCtttgtgtggaaagagttttcgtcatttaaaaaaacacctgaaaatTCACAGCGGTGTGAAGAATCATTTGTGCCTTTATTGTGGGAAGACCTTTATTACAGCTTCTCAACTGAAACGGCACcagaggatccacactggagaaaaaccttacaagtgttcacactgtgacaagCGATTCAGTCAGTCAGGAGCCATGAGAGCACATGAGAGAATCCACACTGGCGAGAAGCCGTATCACTGCCATCCATGTGGGGGACGTTTTACTTATTTGCATTCTTTgctcagtcataaaaaaaacaaatgtctgAAATCATGA
- the LOC127153923 gene encoding gastrula zinc finger protein XlCGF57.1-like isoform X2 translates to MKSLRKKDRDPGPCRIKHEDTEEPIEPCRIKHEDTEEPIEPCRIKHEDTEEQIEPCRIKHEDTEEQIEPCRIKHEDTEEQIDLMKENKTEDLSETEEKLHDVKSSSHSQTENIFSLKRRSKKSFTCPQCGKSFRHKGHLNEHLNIHPGEKPHTCDQCGKSFIIKEHLNRHMKIHSGEKPYTCDQCGKSFIYKGHLNKHMKFHSGERPHTCDQCGKRFLYQHGLKIHMKIHTGEKPHTCDLCGKSFTQKAHLKTHMKIHTGEKPPTCDKRRKSFADVQRFEFHVHSHSGERPYNCYQCGKNFSLAKCLREHLKLHLIEEPQPCSLCGKSFRHLKKHLKIHSGVKNHLCLYCGKTFITASQLKRHQRIHTGEKPYKCSHCDKRFSQSGAMRAHERIHTGEKPYHCHPCGGRFTYLHSLLSHKKNKCLKS, encoded by the exons ATGAAGagtttaagaaagaaagacagggaTCCAGGACCCTgcagaataaaacatgaagatactgaagAACCAATAG aaccctgcagaataaaacatgaagatactgaagAACCAATAG aaccctgcagaataaaacatgaagatactgaagAACAAATAG AACCCTGCAGAATtaaacatgaagatactgaagAACAAATAG AACCCTgcagaataaaacatgaagatactgaagAACAAATAG acTTGATGAAAGAGAATAAGACTGAAGACCTGAGTGAAACAGAGGAGAAACTTCATGATGTCAAATCTTCGAGTCACTCACAGACCGAGAACATTTTTTCCCTGAAAAGAAGATCCAAAAAGTCTTTCACCTGCCCTCAGTGCGGGAAGAGCTTCAGACATAAAGGACACCTTAATGAACACTTAAATATTCACCCTGGAGAGAAACCGcacacatgtgatcagtgtggaaagagtttcataATTAAAGAACACCTTAATAGACACATGAAAATTCACTCTGGAGAAAAGCCATatacatgtgatcagtgtggaaagagtttcataTATAAAGGACACCTTAATAAACACATGAAATTTCACTCTGGAGAAAGGCCAcacacatgtgatcagtgtgggaagagATTCCTATACCAACATGGCcttaaaattcacatgaaaattcacactggagagaaaccacaCACATGTGATCTttgtgggaagagtttcacaCAGAAAGCACACCTTAAAACGCACATGAAAATTCACACGGGAGAAAAGCCACCCACATGTGATAAGCGCAGGAAGAGTTTTGCAGATGTACAGCGTTTTGAATTTCATGTGCATTCTCATTCTGGAGAAAGACCATATAACTGTTATCAGTGTGGTAAAAACTTTTCTTTGGCAAAATGCCTGAGAGAGCACCTGAAACTTCATTTAATAGAGGAGCCTCAGCCGTGTTCtttgtgtggaaagagttttcgtcatttaaaaaaacacctgaaaatTCACAGCGGTGTGAAGAATCATTTGTGCCTTTATTGTGGGAAGACCTTTATTACAGCTTCTCAACTGAAACGGCACcagaggatccacactggagaaaaaccttacaagtgttcacactgtgacaagCGATTCAGTCAGTCAGGAGCCATGAGAGCACATGAGAGAATCCACACTGGCGAGAAGCCGTATCACTGCCATCCATGTGGGGGACGTTTTACTTATTTGCATTCTTTgctcagtcataaaaaaaacaaatgtctgAAATCATGA
- the LOC127153923 gene encoding gastrula zinc finger protein XlCGF57.1-like isoform X7, which yields MKSLRKKDRDPGPCRIKHEDTEEPIEPCRIKHEDTEEPIEPCRIKHEDTEEQIDLMKENKTEDLSETEEKLHDVKSSSHSQTENIFSLKRRSKKSFTCPQCGKSFRHKGHLNEHLNIHPGEKPHTCDQCGKSFIIKEHLNRHMKIHSGEKPYTCDQCGKSFIYKGHLNKHMKFHSGERPHTCDQCGKRFLYQHGLKIHMKIHTGEKPHTCDLCGKSFTQKAHLKTHMKIHTGEKPPTCDKRRKSFADVQRFEFHVHSHSGERPYNCYQCGKNFSLAKCLREHLKLHLIEEPQPCSLCGKSFRHLKKHLKIHSGVKNHLCLYCGKTFITASQLKRHQRIHTGEKPYKCSHCDKRFSQSGAMRAHERIHTGEKPYHCHPCGGRFTYLHSLLSHKKNKCLKS from the exons ATGAAGagtttaagaaagaaagacagggaTCCAGGACCCTgcagaataaaacatgaagatactgaagAACCAATAG aaccctgcagaataaaacatgaagatactgaagAACCAATAG AACCCTgcagaataaaacatgaagatactgaagAACAAATAG acTTGATGAAAGAGAATAAGACTGAAGACCTGAGTGAAACAGAGGAGAAACTTCATGATGTCAAATCTTCGAGTCACTCACAGACCGAGAACATTTTTTCCCTGAAAAGAAGATCCAAAAAGTCTTTCACCTGCCCTCAGTGCGGGAAGAGCTTCAGACATAAAGGACACCTTAATGAACACTTAAATATTCACCCTGGAGAGAAACCGcacacatgtgatcagtgtggaaagagtttcataATTAAAGAACACCTTAATAGACACATGAAAATTCACTCTGGAGAAAAGCCATatacatgtgatcagtgtggaaagagtttcataTATAAAGGACACCTTAATAAACACATGAAATTTCACTCTGGAGAAAGGCCAcacacatgtgatcagtgtgggaagagATTCCTATACCAACATGGCcttaaaattcacatgaaaattcacactggagagaaaccacaCACATGTGATCTttgtgggaagagtttcacaCAGAAAGCACACCTTAAAACGCACATGAAAATTCACACGGGAGAAAAGCCACCCACATGTGATAAGCGCAGGAAGAGTTTTGCAGATGTACAGCGTTTTGAATTTCATGTGCATTCTCATTCTGGAGAAAGACCATATAACTGTTATCAGTGTGGTAAAAACTTTTCTTTGGCAAAATGCCTGAGAGAGCACCTGAAACTTCATTTAATAGAGGAGCCTCAGCCGTGTTCtttgtgtggaaagagttttcgtcatttaaaaaaacacctgaaaatTCACAGCGGTGTGAAGAATCATTTGTGCCTTTATTGTGGGAAGACCTTTATTACAGCTTCTCAACTGAAACGGCACcagaggatccacactggagaaaaaccttacaagtgttcacactgtgacaagCGATTCAGTCAGTCAGGAGCCATGAGAGCACATGAGAGAATCCACACTGGCGAGAAGCCGTATCACTGCCATCCATGTGGGGGACGTTTTACTTATTTGCATTCTTTgctcagtcataaaaaaaacaaatgtctgAAATCATGA
- the LOC127153923 gene encoding gastrula zinc finger protein XlCGF57.1-like isoform X5, translated as MKSLRKKDRDPGPCRIKHEDTEEPIEPCRIKHEDTEEQIEPCRIKHEDTEEQIEPCRIKHEDTEEQIDLMKENKTEDLSETEEKLHDVKSSSHSQTENIFSLKRRSKKSFTCPQCGKSFRHKGHLNEHLNIHPGEKPHTCDQCGKSFIIKEHLNRHMKIHSGEKPYTCDQCGKSFIYKGHLNKHMKFHSGERPHTCDQCGKRFLYQHGLKIHMKIHTGEKPHTCDLCGKSFTQKAHLKTHMKIHTGEKPPTCDKRRKSFADVQRFEFHVHSHSGERPYNCYQCGKNFSLAKCLREHLKLHLIEEPQPCSLCGKSFRHLKKHLKIHSGVKNHLCLYCGKTFITASQLKRHQRIHTGEKPYKCSHCDKRFSQSGAMRAHERIHTGEKPYHCHPCGGRFTYLHSLLSHKKNKCLKS; from the exons ATGAAGagtttaagaaagaaagacagggaTCCAGGACCCTgcagaataaaacatgaagatactgaagAACCAATAG aaccctgcagaataaaacatgaagatactgaagAACAAATAG AACCCTGCAGAATtaaacatgaagatactgaagAACAAATAG AACCCTgcagaataaaacatgaagatactgaagAACAAATAG acTTGATGAAAGAGAATAAGACTGAAGACCTGAGTGAAACAGAGGAGAAACTTCATGATGTCAAATCTTCGAGTCACTCACAGACCGAGAACATTTTTTCCCTGAAAAGAAGATCCAAAAAGTCTTTCACCTGCCCTCAGTGCGGGAAGAGCTTCAGACATAAAGGACACCTTAATGAACACTTAAATATTCACCCTGGAGAGAAACCGcacacatgtgatcagtgtggaaagagtttcataATTAAAGAACACCTTAATAGACACATGAAAATTCACTCTGGAGAAAAGCCATatacatgtgatcagtgtggaaagagtttcataTATAAAGGACACCTTAATAAACACATGAAATTTCACTCTGGAGAAAGGCCAcacacatgtgatcagtgtgggaagagATTCCTATACCAACATGGCcttaaaattcacatgaaaattcacactggagagaaaccacaCACATGTGATCTttgtgggaagagtttcacaCAGAAAGCACACCTTAAAACGCACATGAAAATTCACACGGGAGAAAAGCCACCCACATGTGATAAGCGCAGGAAGAGTTTTGCAGATGTACAGCGTTTTGAATTTCATGTGCATTCTCATTCTGGAGAAAGACCATATAACTGTTATCAGTGTGGTAAAAACTTTTCTTTGGCAAAATGCCTGAGAGAGCACCTGAAACTTCATTTAATAGAGGAGCCTCAGCCGTGTTCtttgtgtggaaagagttttcgtcatttaaaaaaacacctgaaaatTCACAGCGGTGTGAAGAATCATTTGTGCCTTTATTGTGGGAAGACCTTTATTACAGCTTCTCAACTGAAACGGCACcagaggatccacactggagaaaaaccttacaagtgttcacactgtgacaagCGATTCAGTCAGTCAGGAGCCATGAGAGCACATGAGAGAATCCACACTGGCGAGAAGCCGTATCACTGCCATCCATGTGGGGGACGTTTTACTTATTTGCATTCTTTgctcagtcataaaaaaaacaaatgtctgAAATCATGA
- the LOC127153923 gene encoding gastrula zinc finger protein XlCGF8.2DB-like isoform X8, with product MKSLRKKDRDPGPCRIKHEDTEEPIEPCRIKHEDTEEQIDLMKENKTEDLSETEEKLHDVKSSSHSQTENIFSLKRRSKKSFTCPQCGKSFRHKGHLNEHLNIHPGEKPHTCDQCGKSFIIKEHLNRHMKIHSGEKPYTCDQCGKSFIYKGHLNKHMKFHSGERPHTCDQCGKRFLYQHGLKIHMKIHTGEKPHTCDLCGKSFTQKAHLKTHMKIHTGEKPPTCDKRRKSFADVQRFEFHVHSHSGERPYNCYQCGKNFSLAKCLREHLKLHLIEEPQPCSLCGKSFRHLKKHLKIHSGVKNHLCLYCGKTFITASQLKRHQRIHTGEKPYKCSHCDKRFSQSGAMRAHERIHTGEKPYHCHPCGGRFTYLHSLLSHKKNKCLKS from the exons ATGAAGagtttaagaaagaaagacagggaTCCAGGACCCTgcagaataaaacatgaagatactgaagAACCAATAG AACCCTgcagaataaaacatgaagatactgaagAACAAATAG acTTGATGAAAGAGAATAAGACTGAAGACCTGAGTGAAACAGAGGAGAAACTTCATGATGTCAAATCTTCGAGTCACTCACAGACCGAGAACATTTTTTCCCTGAAAAGAAGATCCAAAAAGTCTTTCACCTGCCCTCAGTGCGGGAAGAGCTTCAGACATAAAGGACACCTTAATGAACACTTAAATATTCACCCTGGAGAGAAACCGcacacatgtgatcagtgtggaaagagtttcataATTAAAGAACACCTTAATAGACACATGAAAATTCACTCTGGAGAAAAGCCATatacatgtgatcagtgtggaaagagtttcataTATAAAGGACACCTTAATAAACACATGAAATTTCACTCTGGAGAAAGGCCAcacacatgtgatcagtgtgggaagagATTCCTATACCAACATGGCcttaaaattcacatgaaaattcacactggagagaaaccacaCACATGTGATCTttgtgggaagagtttcacaCAGAAAGCACACCTTAAAACGCACATGAAAATTCACACGGGAGAAAAGCCACCCACATGTGATAAGCGCAGGAAGAGTTTTGCAGATGTACAGCGTTTTGAATTTCATGTGCATTCTCATTCTGGAGAAAGACCATATAACTGTTATCAGTGTGGTAAAAACTTTTCTTTGGCAAAATGCCTGAGAGAGCACCTGAAACTTCATTTAATAGAGGAGCCTCAGCCGTGTTCtttgtgtggaaagagttttcgtcatttaaaaaaacacctgaaaatTCACAGCGGTGTGAAGAATCATTTGTGCCTTTATTGTGGGAAGACCTTTATTACAGCTTCTCAACTGAAACGGCACcagaggatccacactggagaaaaaccttacaagtgttcacactgtgacaagCGATTCAGTCAGTCAGGAGCCATGAGAGCACATGAGAGAATCCACACTGGCGAGAAGCCGTATCACTGCCATCCATGTGGGGGACGTTTTACTTATTTGCATTCTTTgctcagtcataaaaaaaacaaatgtctgAAATCATGA